The genomic segment AATAAGCTTATTTCTAGTAAAGAAAGtgaatttcttttatttgagaTGGTTTAATTTGACTTGCACGATAAAACAGAAATAAGAGTTTAGAAGGTACGCTCAGTTAAGTTAAGGCAACGAATATCAGTTCTGATTAGGTCCGAATTCGGCTCGTGACAGCCtcattgtatatgtatgttccaCACTTCTGCTATTTATACAAAACAACCGTGCACATATGATAATCTACAAGGAATTTGAATTAAACTGAGTAATCTAGTAAGGACTCCTACCATTCCTATTCTTTTTCACCTAACGTATGTAAATCAAAGGCAGGTAAAGGAGGGGGTACACATTAGTTATCCTTATCCCTAACCAGGGGCGGACCCACATGTAGTTTTCCGAGTGCTCGAGCACCCATTAACCCGGACGCGGACTATATGTTTTTATAtagaaatttcttcaaatttggATATACatactaagagcccgtttggcttagcttaacaAAAGTGACTTATAAGTTGGTTTGAccaaaaaacagcttataagcccaaaaaaataagttgggccaccccaatttattttttttgacttattctaagcactttttaagcttataagctgctttgccaaacacttaaaaaataaaaaaacagcttataagctgatttgaccacttataagccaatccaaacaggctctagaTAGCACCCATCAACCAAAAGCCAGGGTGGGTGCTTTGGTTGAGAGCTGGAGTTGAAGGGGCAGGGTTGGCGAAGGTCACGGTTCGAATCCAGGTGACACAAGTTTAAGATCTCCAGTTCTCTTTTTATTacttaactttcccttctttttctccctACAGCTTGTTTAGAATTAtatctactcttcttcttcttcttcttcctcttttttttttttttttctactttctttGTTCACTTTTTCGTTTAGTTTTTAACTTACTCCCTGCGGATAAAAAAAGAGTCcccttagccatttgcacaccctttaacaaaataataactcctaaacaaaaataggtaatttgactaaactaatcctaattaaatagacattgggatttgatcatataaaacttaataggggcaaagctggaaaaaaagtttaattgtttttttatttgataagtggacactttttttgacccaagaaaaaaaggctaagtggacactttttctGATCCGGAGAGagtattatttttatgtttttttcattaattttcttttaattattgtGTTCAAATAGTTTTGTTCTTATATTTTATGATCGGTAGATAACTTTACATTAACAGGAGGTCAGCACCCACGATCTTAAAATCCTGAATCCGTCACTGTCCCTAACATAACTGACCATCCTTGATTATATGTCGCCATGCCACTATGTGcagcatataaaaaaaaaaattgctgtAGTTTTTTTACtaattctaatttattttattgttacATTTCTAACAGGTAAAATATCGGCTTTCGAGCTAAGAGCATATTTTGGATCAATAGGAGAACATATGTCACATGAATATGCTCAAGAAATTATAGACGAACTCGATACTGACGGTGACGGTTCTATAGATTTTGAAGATTTTAAGAAACTTTTGGTGCAAAAAGAAGGAAGTACTGAAGAGGATGAATCCTTAAAGTCAGCCTTTCAGATGTATGAACTTGAAAAAGGTTGTGGTCGGATTACACCTAAAAGTTTGCAAAGAGTTTTGAGTCGTTTAGGAGATCCAAAGTCTTATGATGAATGTGTCACCATGATTCAAGTCTATGACATTGATGGTAACGGGGAACttgattatcaagagttttgcCAAATGATGACGGCTTAATTAATTTAAGGCCGTATACATCGATTGCCCATTAAATTTGTGACCAAATATCATTTAGACATTCGAATTACGACATATTTCAAGAAACATCTGAATACATGATAACTTGTTTCGTTTAGACACTTCAAGCTCAAATTCTGGAAAAGCTTGTGCGGGTATTTTTAAGCTCCAATTATGTTGACAAGTTAACTACTTAAAATATGTCGCTTTCTTTAATTATGCGCATTAGCCTCATTAACTCGTAAAACCTGTGTGTGTTCCAATTGAGGATGGTGTGCATAATTATAGTAGGTGACATATTTTACGTGGTTAGCTTATCTACGTAATAGGTGCTTGATAACTCGCGCAAAagattttccaaaatttgaagacGAACTGTCAAATAGAACATTAATCATATTTGACGTGTTCAATTGAAACAAGCCGTAGTTCGAGTGTCTAGATATAATTTGATGGCAAATTAGAGGGGCTATAAATGtattaaaccaaaaataaatttaagcgaaagtaagaaagaaaaaaaaaaaacatgatatTGAGTGGCTGAGACCAAACAGTAATGGAAATCTCAACTAGCCAAAGGTTAATTAATTTTCTCCTCTGCATGTCTGTAATTAATTGTTCTTTGTATAATTCATGTAGTCTTGTAACATATATTGTTTTTAATCctccaaaatatcattttcTGAACATCTATGGATGAATTAGAAGATTCCGTTATgtgtttcttgttcttgtttgatGTACCAATGGAACATAAGAATTTCTTTTCTATTAACTAGCAGGGTAAGCCAGTGCGGTGCACAGGCCcaacatgattttcttgtttaGCTAAAGTATTCTAGTAAAGAAGTTGTGTACAAATACTATCTGTCATGTATTATAGCAAGTTAGCAACATACACATAAGTATATTCTATTTATCATGACTGTAGTTATAGTTACAAAAACTTGAGTGTTAAAAAATTAATCTAATCTTCTAACGCTGATACAAATCTGTTCTAAATCTATCTGAGATTATCTTCCGTTTGTAATCTCAAATACATGTGACGAAAGCATTTGAGGGTGAAAGTACTTCAACTACGGACAGAGTAACCTGCAATTATAAATTGTATTATTAGGTTACAATGTAGCTCTAAAACATCCAAGGCATGAAATTTAGTTTCCTGAAAAATGGGAAAGACGAAATATAAGCGTACCTagctcaaaagaaaaaatagattaaaagaTGCAACAATGAAATTATTTAGTGGTCTTCCTGTTAGCTGCCTTTGTAAAGTTCTTCTAGGCAACCTGTGTTGTTTCCCATTTCTTAAAAGGAAATCCAAGTTCAAGCTTCAAGTCTAAAAAAAACTATCAGTTCTAAGAGGTTAAACTCTTCAGTTTTTTGGAACTTTATTAAAATCAGACTCAAACACAATAAAACTTCAAAGCATAATAATTCACAGTGAAGTACTCAAGCAAACTCTTTCAATTATACGTGCAGTTTATTCTTCTTCGCtactgttaaaaaaaaaaaaaaattagtatcaAGACTACTTCctgaaaacatatcaaatactAAAAAGTACAAAGAAGCAAATGAAATAATCATGAACATCTAaaagatatgtatataagaGTGAACAAACCTCAAAAGCCTTTGTTTCTTTTATGGTCATTTTCGCATGTAAGCAGCCTCCAACTACAAGATAAAGTCCAGATGATTATTAAAATTGTGGCAAgcaatggtaaaaaaaaaaaaaaaaaaaaaaaatatatatatatatatattgtaagtaTATTAACTATCAAAATAAGTTTATATAACACAATCACAATTCAACCAAAAGCTTGATCCCAGCACCAAAAGCAATGCTATGCATGTAAAGCCTATATGACATCAAACTATCAAAGAGGGAGGAATCAGTTAATTGGAACCCTGTATAACATAAAAAGACATAGTCTTGACAACATAGTATCTTGTAACAAATTAAACTACCCTTAGATGTTAAGCCACACAAAGAAGAATCATGCACTACTGATGTTGGAAGCTCATGGGAAAAACTTTGAACATATTTAATAAGTGGAAAGACATATAAACGGTTTTCCTTATGATTACAACGTGATTTACCACTGTTAATAAGATAAAATTTGGGCAACTTTTCCAACCCAAGGCACATATTAAGAAGGATTTTCACTTTAATGTGAAAGTAGAGACCACATGTTCGTTCTCTTTGCCGCGTGCTGTCTCTGCAATTGTCTGTGATTACTCTACTCCCACTACGCGAAACTCTGTCAAATTGCACTGTCCAATTCTTGTCTCAATAAAATCTTCTCTTCCCCCACTAAAAAGAGATAGCGTTCTTTtgtaattttccttattttgtgGGCGTTAGAAGCAGATATTCTTAAAGTATTACTGCAAAAGTATTTGATTAAGAGTGTTAATAGCTATCCCATATGGGTACATGTAGTTTTCTCCTCGGTTTTAGATTTAGAAAAACTGCATGAAGTACCATATCCGTTCGACACAAGTAATCAATTGAAGGATCTATATAGCATAGTGGGGCTAATGGCTTAACTACTTTTATGATTTCTCTGATATGCTTTGGTGTAGGGATGAGAAAAGGGATTCTTCAAGGCCAATGAAGCTAACGAATGCACAGTTGATTTAGGGACATGAAGCTAATGAAAACACAGTTGGATTAGGGACACAAAACAACATAATTTATTTGCTTATACCACAACTCAGATATGCTGCCAAATGAGAGCTTTTATATTTACTTTAGTGCAAAATCATCAAGACTCCCCTATATCAACATGAACATCACTCTCACTTTAAGGACATACAAATCATAGttttaaaacaaattcaacTTTCAGAGGATGGACCACTTTGTCGTGTATTCAATGTCCTGAAAGATGAAATGAGAGTATGAATATGCTATAAAGTAAATGAATCATGCGAATAGGATTGATAaagtaaaatattaatttaattaaatcataatgaagttgtaattggCTATCAGGCTTTCAATTTTGTCCATGTCCATCCATAATCGAGGCACTTGCACCCGAATTGTTCAATGTTATTGAAGCACTTTCttgtaaataatttcattatcTCCCTTCTAAGCCTATGTTCTCAATTTATCTTCCTATACTCAATAGTTTCACTCAACTTTTAAAACTGATCGGCACATCAATGCCCAATAATAGAACTTAAAAGGTCAAGCTTTCTCCGATTCTTTCCAACAATCATATTCTCAGAGTGCAATGACTTTCATAGGAGATGACTTTACCTTTTCAAATTGACCCAATAAAATGAGAATAATGCAGATTTAGATATAGGTAACCTTTTCCTAATGGAAATTTTATCGAGCACTTTATGGCCTCACAGATAGTACAAGCATTTAGAAAGAGAAATGTAAGAAAATTCATAATAAGTCAGATATTGCATGCAAGAAAATCCCCAAACgtgataaacaaagaaaaaagaagaaaagtatcAGAACACGAGAGGAAGCAATAGCATAAGAGAGCACGAGAGGAAGCACTTCTAGCTGCAGAGATGAGAAGCGAAGCAACCGCTGGGTAAAATGAAAGGGAAAGAAGAGCAACATTTGAAAGTACACGTGTTTTAAGAGATAATACATGTGTTATAGGATTATAGCCTTATAGGAGAACACCAAAATAATTAATCACCATTAAGGGAGGGCCCACGTTTAAAGTATCATCCACTTTACTTTCTGTACAACTAATTGTTGTTATGTTCGTACACCTCAAGTATCATTTCAATATAGTAGtatagtagtaaagtaaagTAAAGTAAAGTAATGAGACATTGAAAGCAAAAGTTGTTTGGCTGAAAGGTGATATATGTTGCGTAAATTACTACACTGTGTGGCAATAGTGAAGACCCACGTAAGCTTTGTCTTTAAATTTGTTAAACGTATGTACTGAAGATATAAtttaagttgaaaaaaaaagggttgtACCTTACTACTATGAGGCAATCAGTCAATTCAACGCTTTGTTCTTCTTTCTCTGCACATAGTTGTTGACGCTGAGTATTTTATGTACTACGATGATGGATATCATCATGTCGTCATAGCAACTGTGGTGAGTCCggaacttttttaacccaaaaaataatgtttggaaccaaactaaccctttaaaaaaaaaaaaaaaaaaaaaccaaactaggcttcacacacaaaatctgtgcgtgaaaggcgTAACAAAAACTCACTAGAAACCTCCCATTTCCAGCATactcttctctttcatttcctccattttcaccGGTTAAACACACTTTtgcactcccaaaaacatgtttcaaagttttgaaacttgaaagtttCATATACAACCCGATATTTGTGAATGCGGTTATTACTGCAAACTAAAAACATCAAACACCTAAGATAATCCGGATCGCTGTTTTTGGCGTTGTAAAGTGTccgaagtaagtgtttttacattttttagtgtttttttttttcacgttatccacatattttactttaaaaaactgattttcttgtaatgtttataggatatgggcgGTTGCAAACACTTTCGGTAGGAAGATAGCATTCACATGGATAAAACGGTGGCGGCGAAgtttaaaaattcactttttgatAGAGATACCGCGACTTCACGTATCTCTAGAGATACTGCTAAGTTGGACTCGTAATTTAAGCttgtggaagttgaagaaaaaattaaacttttggAGGTCTTGCTCACCGGTTTCGAAAAAACACGAATTTTGCTCAAGGCTAACCTTAGAAATGCTCAACACGAGAAAATGGCTTTGAAAGAAAGACTTAAATTgtggaagattatttgtgctacattgttgttgtttattaataatatgtattttgtttattaagtttaatatttctatggattatattttttactagttgtactttttcccctataatataatccgcaccctttatgtactaatttatttgtgtttctttgttaaattgtcaattaatagtagactttaacaataaaagcaaattaaaaacatgccaaacaaattcaaattgatgacttcatcataaaataaaagtaCAAATTAACAACCTTAGTccgaaacttaaatgacccataaTCTAAGACAGTGAGCCTCAATAAATCCTAATCgtcatcagaatagaagtcctcaatataATCCTCAAAACGATATTGGCGGTCTCTTAACATACATCTTTTTTCAGGAGATGTTAAttctctaccggttgatgatgcttgttcttcggccaactttagcacGTAAAATCTACAACATCTTACCagcattctgttgttttcttttctaatcctttgtatgGCAAACTCGTAAGTTTCTGGACCTACTGGAGGCATGGTTATTGAGTAtcttgttgggattggagcgttgagatttttcaagtcacgaacaagacgttctgattcggcaagccgatgtgaccattctcggcgtaacCCGCAATAATATTCTCACGGATTTGAATATTTCACACAtgtaaaatcatcattacgctctaagTTAAGGTGAGGATTCAATTCGTCTAGCTTGAAATCACTGTTATCACTCGAAAAACTGCTATGgtttgaactctcatcatcactgctatttggttcttttggaaggagtaaagaccaaggTGCGTTTCTACTACTCGGCATTGAATACGCTatagtctaataacaaaagaaagggctacttatatagttgcaaacccccaagtaccctttgttgggggggggggggggggggggggagggtctttatgaccctacctacttactttattataaaaaaaatattaatcttcatcggacatttcaTAGTctgaatcccacttggatctaaatcttgtgttAGATTGTACACCATATTGATTGTACACCGtattctaccctatggtaacgtatttgcatccgattgttctctttaCGAAAATtattaagagcaaaattaaactcttgtggagttccacggggcattgacatagcacgtttttttgggcgtttaagccctactgAAGCTAACTTTTGCTCCAGTGCTTCAGCCTTCCTAGCAAGCCAATTCCACTCCTCTCTCATTGTTTTATTGTATTCTCGACTGAATCTtttgttagggttatttgagtaacaaaaatcatcatcatctagttcccatgtTCTACCAattgcttcaaatatgtttgctGGGTTAAAACAAGTAATAGAATCAAGATTACCAAATTGGGTGTAGAATGTCATGATAACTCGTTTTAAAGTGAATACTAGCTGTttgtcaatcatgttatatatagtactgcattttttgaccattttatttgaatttaattcatattgcgcaacatttcaATGCACAATataacatgatttgacaacacatcatggtTGAAAATTACAGCTTTTTTTATCACacataaaggaccgatttgacaacacattatgcatgccaatttcagcttttttatgacacccatgcttgatttgacaatacatcatgcatgccaattttagtttttttatgacacataaaggaccgatttgacaatacaatgctgcattatttgaccgttttattagacattaattcatattgcgcaacatttcaATGCGCAATACAAGTGTATTTTATTTCCATTGACTACACGTCATGCATgtcaatttcagcttttttatcaTACATTTTTTATcgttttatttgaatttaattcatattgcgcaacatttcaatgcgcaatataacatgatttgacaacacatcatggtTGAAAATTACAGCTTTTTTATCACacataaaggaccgatttgacagcatatcatgcatgccaattttaGCTTTTTTATGAAActcatgcttgatttgacaatacatcatgcatgccaatttcatcttttttatgacacataaaagaccgatttgacaatacaatgctagAAGAGTGTctagaacttgattttttttttttaaagtctattgtaatttaatgatgtatttcATTGCTAATGAAATGagatatttttcaattattatgaacctctggtattggatgaattatttttaaatattatatttatttttgcacattcaaAAGGTGCGGATTacacaatacaataacaaaataaaaaagacataaaagaaaaaaaacctaATACAAAGCagagtaattttttcttttctatctttcttgaaCCAAAAAAGTACTTTCATAGCTTTGGGAGTAAAATAAAAGAGATTAATCAAAActctataaaatatgacacttaaacctaaatataACAAGTTTTTAAACTTACTTCGGAGTACTTTACAACCcgtaaaacgacgatccaaatgtatatgtatatttgatgtaatgagccgatattattgtatgctaaaaaaaatattaagttctatataaaatatttatattccgacgTTTTGAatcgtgactaatcttcggtcaaagtatgaaaaaaaaacttaaagataacaagttttcaaacttacttcgaggcactttacaacccctaaaacgacgatctaaacatatatgtatacttgatgtaatgagtcgACATTGTTTtatgctaaaaaaaattaagttctatataaaatatttatattccggtgttttgaaacgtgactaattcggtcaaagtacggaaaaaagcttaattttgagtttgatttccaaagaataaaggttggGGTCGGGCGAAAGAGGATTTCatgcacagaatctgtgcgtgaagcttagtttggttctttttttttttaagggttagtttggttccaaaattattttttgggttaaaaatgtTTCGGACTCCATCTGTGGCACATGAAGTAAGTGGAAGTTGGTTGATCAATGTCGTGATCTATTTTTGTCACAATTCAATTCTTCGTTTTGAGTACTTATGACCCACTTAATGTTTACAAACTTTGTACAAGTTATGTGTACCATTTGGAACTTGTTGGGGTGGTTTGGATTGAGACCTGAGGAGCTCGAATGAATTTTGGATAACGATCACCAGTAACAATTGCTAAGAGGGCAAATCTCAAGTGCAGCGCGATCGCGATGAGTGGTCAGCCATTGATGTCCGATCGTGTCCCAACCGCCGCGATCACCAAAGCAAAGTACCACAACCTAGTTGTTCAACGTGATCGCACAAGGCTTGCCAGTTGCCACTATCACAGTAAAGGCCATGTATTtaatcttcaaatttttttcggaaatcaaccattatttttcaagtttttgggAGTTTTAAGCTATGAGATTACAACATTTCTACGAGGAatcataattaaaatttaaggtAACGATTCTAAATTTTCCTT from the Lycium ferocissimum isolate CSIRO_LF1 chromosome 11, AGI_CSIRO_Lferr_CH_V1, whole genome shotgun sequence genome contains:
- the LOC132036234 gene encoding probable calcium-binding protein CML41, which encodes MESIRLPKSFSFSSHKNLRVILPRFRSKSSNSSQSSPRTTPKSSPNISRRNSSREDEFKEVFRHFDTDNDGKISAFELRAYFGSIGEHMSHEYAQEIIDELDTDGDGSIDFEDFKKLLVQKEGSTEEDESLKSAFQMYELEKGCGRITPKSLQRVLSRLGDPKSYDECVTMIQVYDIDGNGELDYQEFCQMMTA